The window GTGTAAATAAAGTTATTGTGTGACATcggaagccccccccccccccccggcaagaAAAAAGTATTTACATTCTAAGACCTTGTCACAATTAACGGCCCAATCAAATGACTAACCCTTTTGGAAGGGTTTGATGGGGACTAAGGTTGCCTCCTTCAATAGGGGTACATTCATTATTAAAAATGGGCGCACTACGTGATTTTTAGAGGATATTTTGTTGATGAATAAACCTCTAGCCCTACAATACTCAACACTTTATAGTACTGTGCAACATAAGGAGGCTTATGTTAGTACGATATTGGGGCCGGTCCCCTTAAATGTCCAGTACAGGCAGGCTCGGGTTGGGGACAGATGGATTGCTTGGCTTCAATTAGTTAAAAGGCTGGTGAAGGTTACCTTATCTAATGAGCATGATATGTTCCAATGGAGGTTGACTGCTTCTAAAGTGTTTTCGGTTAAAGTTAAATCAATGTACATAGACTTGATTAATGTTGGGCCGGTTTTTCGTTCAATTCATATTTGGAAAACCAAAGTTCCTTTAAAGATTAAGATTTTCATATGGTTTCTAAATAGAGGTGTGATTCTTACTAAAGACAATTTAGCTAAGCGCAGATGGAAGGGTAGTAAACAATGTTATTTCTATGATCAAGAGGAGAtggttcatcatttttggcatgCTTGTTTGCCCACTTTTTGTGTCGTACAATTCATGTGTCATTTAATATACCTCTACCTACTAGCGTGTCAAATTTGTTTAGTAACAGGTTAGTTGGGGTGGAGCCTAAGACTACGATGTGAATCCGTGTGAGAGTATGTGTATTGCTTTGTGCTATTTAGAACTGTAGAAATGATTCTGTGTTTAACACAACAAAGATTCACATTTTTTTGTAGGTTATCTATAGAGCTTCATGATGGATCCGCATGTGCTACTTACTACACCATGAGGAAGCGAGGCGGTTTATGGTCTATTGGTGCAATAGTTGGGATACAATAGCACGGGCTACACATAACCGGTTAGGATAGTGGTCGAATAGTATGATATGTGTGTACAAAAGTACTCTTCTAGTCctgagctcaaatgagctcgggtgaacagtaaaatcgaaaaTATTGAATTTTTTTAGTGACAAACACTAACAAATGTTTTCAAGGCTTGCAAAATTTCATCGTGAGATGACATTTGTAGAAGCCGTGGCAAAAAAAAATTCAACACACCAAAATGCTGTTGGAAATGACATTTTTGGAGCATCGATTTTGTTGGCTGTAGCAGTTTTCATTGTAATAATTTCTTTCAGTACATGATCTTAACACTTGTAACCTTTTAATAAATGGATGTGTGCATCAAAATGGCTGGGCGTATTCCTCTTTTTTtcaaataatatatatatatataatattgtaTTGTATTATTCAATAGTTGTAAATTATTTATTGAATATTAGCATCACAAAATTGAAAGAATTTTCCTATGCATTATGGTATCCTGAGGTGGAAATTTGTCATGCATAATTGCATGTTGAGATGACATATTTGCATGTTGTTGGCATCGATTGTTTAAGAACTAGAGGCACTACTGTTATGGAACATTACCTAGTCTCAGGTTGTTTGCTGAGTGCGTTACTTTCTTTCCACTCAGGCAAACAAGTCTTTGTGAAGTACATTCTCTTTTGCATTCGGCAAACAATTTTTGCCTAGTATCTTTTTTTTTACATTCCAAACATAACCGTTTATCGAGTACCTTTTTTTCTGTACTCGGcaaatatttatttatttttctttatctTCTCCTTTCCCTTGTTTATTTTTAGTtcttctagttctagttctagttggtcctagtagttctagttggtcctagttgactaattagagtTGGATTAATCCTCTTTTACTCATAATTAGAGGCCtagtgtggttctaatctcctctcTTTAATTCTCCGGCAATGATTAGTTCTGGACGTACGGCGAAGAGTTGCCGGATCGTGAAGGTtgcacgcttgcaaccaagtagagaggacGTGCTTTCGGTCTTTAGTTCAAGGGACTGTTCGTGGGCGGTACGAGGGATCGTTCATCTacggttcgagggactccaagtatgaTCTACACCGACACGTTCTTCTTCCACTGCAACTCGGTGACGGTAACAATCATGATCCCAACCTGTAATGCATCTTAATATTGATCTTGGTTGATCGCAGGTGCgatatttttttcgttttctactacgtttccctACAACTATACCAATTTTGTTTGGTAATTAATTAGTTGGGTGGTATTCATCATGCCTTGAAGGGCCAAATCCATGTGGGAGTTTGTGCCTTGCATTGGGCAATGTGGAATTGCCAGAATGAGTGCATTTTGAACAGATCATCTACTCCATATTTTTTGCAGCTTATCGTCAAAACTACGGTGTCAATACGTACATGGTCATCACAACATCATGTGGACACATGAGGGCTTATGGCCGTTGGGTGTAGCCGCGTGGAAATGgtcaaagggggggggggggggggtcattcaACTAGTTTGGCTGGCGTGCGAGTAGCAGATTATGTGGATGAGCTATGTAATCTTGCGTTTCAACCGGTGTGGTCGTGTGTTGATGTAAACGCTTTGGTACTTGGTGATTTGGACTTTTTATGTTTAGTAAATGGTTGTGTGCATACATGATGAAGAGGTCGGGGTTAtccctttttaattattatttttattaaagTTGATGTAAGACAACAAGATCAATAACAAAAAATAAAGTACAAAACATGGACAACCATTGCAGATTGATTCAAAGTATTTCCATCGATCCCTCCACCTATCATGGACCCTCCAGCCAGGTCGTATGGGTCCGAGGCGTCCGGGCAGATCGGACGGCTCGCGGCACTCCCGAGAGGCTATCGGCGCAAGCCACAATGCGATGGATGGCCAGGAATCTCTCTCGGCCGTGAAGAGCCCTGGGAGGTGGGTACGCTAGCATCCTTTATAGGAGTAACCGACATACCTATGGACTAAATGTTTTGATCACGCAAATATAAAATGAAGTCTTGAGGCTTGATCCAACAATTGTCCTTAGCATTTTAAGGGGTACATCCCTTGTTGTACCTATATTGAACTTTCCTGGACATTCTTTCAATAGGTATTAGTTCAATCAAATATATGTtattatgaattaccaaaactgCGCAAGGATTAGATGCACTTTCATCAGCTCTAACATGTGCGTTCATTGAAGGTAATGGTAGGTCAAACATTTTCTGGACTAAGTCATGGAGTTTGAGACATATCACGCCCCTGAGTAACACTGTTTTTAGTAACAAACTAGTTTCACCCAATGAGAGCCAAGATATCAATCTGGGAAGTTCTCCTACAAGCTAATTCTTAACCTGGCACTTAACTAAGACACTTCTAATTGGTCCCAAACACTTCTGGTGAAGTTGTTAATCTCACTAGCTTTGCTAGTTATAAGGATTAGCATATCCAATGTTTGGAGTTGATCTCGTATGCAAGAAGAATTAAAATTTTGAATATTAAATAATAGAATAGCAAGCAAAACGAGGTTGTATTCTTATGAATAAAGAAAGGGTAGCGATTCATAATTTCACTAGTGGCATCTCTCCAGATAGCATGGGTGTGGTAATAACGGCAACCGATCTACACACTTTTCACTAAGATGTTATGGAAATGGATGGGGGAGATGATGTTGATGGAGATGGTGAAGATGACTTAGCTGACGACATTCCTATTTATTTAGTAGTGATGATGACGCCGATTTCTTTGAATTCACTAGACGAAGAGGGAAATCATGGTAGAAACACGCCAACGGGAAGCTACGGTTTCAGCGAGCGAAAGCAAAATACCACAGAGAGGGTACCCGCAGTGGCATGTGGGCCCCAGTCATCTTGTCCAGGCAGCTAAAGGGTCGAGGCACCTATGTTGGGTGCTTGGGCCTACCAGAAACCTACTCCTTTTGATCCAAACCATGCTCGCAtatttttattgaattcttctctACGCCTAAAAAGAGATTTTATTTGTGAAACTtttattccccccccccccaccccccctcaGACAACTTTTCCAGTAGTCCTTTCGGTAATTCTCTGCAATATAAGAAGTTGAAGTTAAAATGAAGTAGTGGTGATCATATAAGAATGAAAGTAGAGTATTTATCTTTTGAAATTGTGATGGAAAATACATGTATCACAGTCCCATCCATCTGTCTGGTTTTACAAAAGATGGAGATATGTTATACAACATACCAACAACCAACATACTTGCTCCATAATATGTTTAGGAGTAAATGTTACAACTATGGAAGGTTTTTTGTGAGTTATGTACTGGCAAAGGTGGTTGGCTCCACAGTAAATAActgaagggggaaggggggggggggtatataGCTCCTTATTATAAATCTGTTTTATTTAAAACATTCTATGTTTCACCAAttagagaaaaaattgaaaatCTCTAAAGGTATTTATTTAATAATGGAATTTCTCCTATGGTGCCCCAAGGTATATATTCCCAACAACATATAGTAACACACATGAGTCCAAAGATATTGGATAAGGTATCTAACTCAAATTATATATGAGCTCCTTCCTTAAAAATGAAAATAATTATGATATCTCATTAATACACCCATTTATATGGCACAGATATAGATATTCATAACACATTGATTCAAAACTATCTCGGAAAGACAACATGGGCGGTGGACATTAATGTTGTAAGATATTATTAATTTTGAACAGAACTTCCAATAAATGTTCTTAGACGGCGCATGCTGGCAATAAACATTCCCAGACGGCTATAAAAGTTGTATCATGTATACCACCGAACACATGACCAAGAACACAGAAAAACAAACAAATGGATGGGAAAACTATGAGTTGTTTTTTTATTGTGCTTTTGCTCGTAGGAATTTACACTCTGGCTGGTACACTCTTTCACTCCGGCTCCCCCTCTCATCTCTCCTACTATCGGTGCTTGAGAAATCTACCATCTTTCTTACTGATGCTttccttttttttttccttttcataGAGAACTGCCACAACCATCGTATTGGAGACATGCTATGCAAGGATTTGTCATGCTTGGGGGATTGTGAAAGTTCTTATTTTCCAAAGAAAGTTAAGGAAGCTTTTTGCGTAGGCAAGTTCCTCGCTCGCAAATGTGTATGTGTCATATGTGACTAGAATTACAGTATGGTTATGGATGCATATAGCATCAAGTGACCGGAATAAAATTTATATATGAGCAAGAAAGATTATAATATATATTTAAACAACATCAAATTAATCCAAGGTGTTGTTTATGCAACAACAATTTAATCCACATCAAATGAATCCCGAACTCTTGCCACCAAGGAGGCAATGCCCATGGCAGGCATCCATGTCTTGTTTGAACGATTTTTTACCCCGTTTGCACGTTGCGACACGTTTGATCATTgcgaaccaacatgtggttgAATAGTTAGGAGGATAGTGGTATCCCATcccaccagggttcaaatcctggtgttcacatttattatgaatttatttcaggatttacGATGATACATGTTCAGTGGGAAGAGACATTCTCCTCGACTATGACGCGCCTACGGTGACTttgtaaaatctcaagatgaaaatgcCGGCCCATTCTTtcagaggtgctcataggggtagagtacggatgtgtgcgttcatagggtgAGTGTATGCACACATATATGAACGCGTGTGTCTGTACTGTGTAAGAAAAAGACACGTGACCACTAATTGGCCTTTTTTACTGAAATAATTTCAGAAAATGCAAAACTTGTCGAAAACGAAACGACATGGTGCCATGAATTGGTCACTAGGTCATGGAAAATGTTTTGGGTCATTTCTCAACCCGCTCACAAACGCATCCTTCCGAACAACCTAGTCCGGTCGCCCGGGGTGGATGCCTCCGCTAGTCCGGTCGGGCACGATACCATTGCAGTGCGCCTTGTCTCTGCCTGTGCTCGCGCGGAGTACGTCGCTAGCGGCAGCTTCGCCGACGCACCACAGCCTATATTCCCGCGGGCCATCGCCACCTGCAGACGAGGACAGGCGGGTCGGCGGCGGGCAAGGACGATGAAGGCGGCCCGCCGTCAGCCTCGTGAAATGCAGCGGCGTTTTTTCGATCGTTGGAGGTGTTGGAGAATCTCCCTAGGAAGAAGGTGGAGGCGGCGGATAGAGCTGCATGTCTCGCGGGGGAGCAGAATCGCGCCACCCGACACATGACAGGCTACGTGAGTTCCCGCTCCAACAACGACATCGGCATGAGAACAGATAATGATGACGATGCCCCGCTCGCCGTCGACACATGCATGGAGGACCACAGCCTAGACCGCGAAGGGGAAGCGGCCGGCGAGGAAATGGTGAACTTCGGCCCTCCCCCTATATTAAATTACATGTTTTATGTTTTATTTGGGTTAAGTTTGTACTATGTCAACCCTTCTGATGAAGATGAGCTGAATCTATGTCGGATGTCATATTTGTTATGTTTTATGCTCTATGCTATGGATCTACGTACTTTGCATGGCTAGCATGAATTTGGATGCGAAAATTAGGCAATCGTGGTTGTGGAGCGACTGAAATAGGTCTCTCTACTCAGTGACAGCAGACACGCTAGACGCGCCCGCGGGCATATAGGTCGTTAGAATAGGTAACCGCGGTTGTAAATGCTCTTAGCAGACTTTTTGGGGATGTTTTGTCCGGTATTACAAATTTGAGGATTAAGTACAGTTTTTACGTCGGTGCAGAAATCTGAAATGTATAGTAGTTTGTGAACATGTATTATTTtattttggatccgttgcaacgcgCGCGGGCACGTTGCTAGTACTTGTTTAAAAATTCCAGATGTTTGGGAACAACTCTGTTTTTCCAGACGTAAGGAGTAGCACCTCTGTTTTTACGACCGATCTGTTCCCTTCTCCGGGGTGGCCGCCTCCGACCTTGACTGCTCGCTCAGGCCGGCCGGACGCGCAACCATCGCGTCGTGCCTGTCGCGGCCCCTGCACGCGCGGAGTACGTCCCCGGCGGCAGCATCGCCGAGACCCGGACGCATCGCGGGGCCTGTGCTCCCGCGGACCATCGCAACCCGCCGACGAGGGCGGGGGGAGGAGCGGGGGCTGGGAAAGGATCCCAGCGCGCACTCCGTCAGGCCGAGGATTTGCTGGGTTCCAGGTCTCCAAGAGGAATGCGACCCTGGTTCATTAGCTCTGCTGTTTGGTATGCGTCGTCAATGCTTCAGTCACCAATTTTGGGTATTTCGCTCTTCGGTTTCAGCGACCTCAACTGCAACTGCTTTATTACCTCCAATTAGTAAATGTAGATAACTGGTTTTGCTTGCAAAAATTGCAGGTGAGCGAAACAGCAGATATGAACACAGTCTGCCGGTATTCAGTAGTGAACCGCACTCCACCGCAGGAAGCAGAAAATGTGCTTCTCAAAGAAGACAGTAATGCAACTGAATCTTGACTTTTACACCTCATGGAACTACATTGCGTTTAGGTGGGAAGTTCTCTCAGAGTGCGAACCCAACAACAACTGATTTACCCCCAGTTTGTACTGTATAGATGGTTTGGTTTGGTATGCAACCGGAGGTAGGAAAAAAAAAGCGGCCGAAACAATAAATAGAACACACAGTTTGCAAATGTATGAAGTTATTTCTTACAACCAAACTGAAAACCGAAAATAAAATTCAAAGCAACCGCCTCACGCTTGCTTTCAATCCAAACTCTAAGCCCTTCCAAAATGAGAGCACCCCACAAATAAATCAAACTGTGCTGATTGCCGAATGAAACAACAAAAACAAATAATCCTCAAACGTTTCCCCTTCTCGATCATCTGTCACCCTGCCCATCATTTCGTGATCAGTGCTCCGTTGGCAGATGTTCTTCTACAACTGGCTCAGCCTTCGGCAGTTCAACCCTTTCATAGAAAAGCATGTAGGCCTGACACTCAAGTACCTGTTGAAGCGATACCTGTGTGATGCTCTCGTCGTTTGCGCAAAACCAAGAGGGAGTGCCGCTGCTCTCCTGTTGCTGGCCTCCAATTTGGCTTGCTCTCACATAAGCAAAATTGTGTCCTTCATGCAACTTTGGCCCACTGTGTACAATGACAGCAACCAGACGATATTTGTACTCAACATCCTCCGCCTGCCTGAAAATCAGAGGAAAATAATTTAGTTGCCAGAATTTTTTGCTTGAAAAACGTTGTTATGCCCACTGAGATCATAAGAGACCTGATATTTCAACAGGCTAAAATTTAGCTATATTAAACTGACTAAAAGTGTATAGTGGCGTACCCAGGGTCCATGAACTTTGTCATATCAAGAGTATCCTGAAAGCTCACATGTTCTTCCAACTTGTCTGCTTTATCAGTGTGGGAATAGTCGAATCTCTTCAGCTGGATGGTTAGTATGGGTGCCGCCTTGGTAATGCGATATTGCACTGTTGCAGCTCTGTATATCTTCTCTTCCTCTTTCTGTTCTCTATGGCTCTCTTCCATTTGATTTGAGTTGCTATCAAGCATAGGTAGCTTTCCGTTGTTCTGATTCGGTGTTCTTGTTTGTTTGTCAGTTTGATGGCTGGATTCCCCCTTTTCATATGTTTTGTTCTCCGACTGTTCAGGTTGGCCATCATAGTCTGATGTATCTTCTTGGTTCAAAGATGCATTTCTAGAAGCAGCAGCAGCTGAACAGTGCATACAGTGCCAATCCTTGATCTCCCCAGTGGCATAGAAGTCCAAGCAGTCCTCGATTGATGCAGGCCTCTTTGGTGGTATTGCCAAACTGAGATCAAGGTACTCGCCACCACTGGTAACTGATGTGTGCTCACACTCTTTGCTAGAGACATGTTTAGCGACCTCGCTGTAGAAGAGTGACTCAACCATTGTATGTTCCTCATTGTTCAACCCATCTAGCAAGGAACCAAGCATGTTATTGCTATCTTCCATCACGCCAAGTTTGAAATCTGATTTCATTTTGCACATATATGAGAAGAATTTGTCTGGCATCAGCACACCTTCAGCACCACTTGTATTGGTTGTCATTCTGAAAAGCTTCTGCAGTTCCTCACCAAGGTCCCCTGTCAAAGCATCATGTCCTAACATCCTTGCGCGCAACTTATCAAGTGCAAGGAGACTCTGCAACACCGCATTGAAGTAACATGTGTTCCCGCCATTCCACATCCCTCTGACCACCACAATGTCATATAGACCTTCCACTAGCCATAAGTTGCTCTTCTCAATTCCACAATGCCATAGCAATGCCCAGAAATAGGTTATGAATTCCCCTCCTGACTCAAGGCACTTCTTGTGTACCTCTGCATTCCAAGTGGGGGCAATGTGTACTAGTAAATCTGCCCATACCCCGGACAAGATCTCCCAGCAATCTTTTTGAGACTCACCAATTAGTTGTTTTCCCAGCATTGCACCTAGTCGCACAACATCTTCCTTTCTCATGACGTCGTCAACATCTTTGGTGGCCTTTTCTGCTTCTTCCATCAGTTTGTCATACCTGCTCTTTAAGGAGTCACAGTTCTTAAGAATATCATCACGGGATCGTGTCACAGTTTCTTGTAAGACCATCTTGGGTACATTAAAGCTGTCGGGGATCACGTCAGGCTTTGAAACTAGCAAATATGCACAGTACCGAGACAAGCTATTCGCAGTGATGTACATATCATGGAGCTCATCAGGCAACCTCCCTGTTACTTTCTTCTTTTCCTCTGTCTTGTTGTCCACATCCAGGAGGTATGGTTTCGATGAGCAGCAACTTGTGAAGTACGACAAGATGAAGTTCAGGAACCCATGTTTGCTTAAGTCGACATCATGGCGTTGAGCAAGCTCCATCTCACAGAGGCTGGTTGCAATGTGCCACACAAGAATTACATGGGAGCACGTGGGCAGGTCGTAGCAGGCCCAACGATACCCCTTCCTTCGGTCACAGTCTGCACCAGACAGCGATATGATGGCCTTGGACAGAGAACGACCCCTAATGATGGTCTCTTCTTGATTTCTGTTAGGATTATCTGGCTGATCACGTACGATGCCAGGAGAGCTTAGCTTCTCTAGGCTCATGCGGAGCTTCTCCAATGCTGCCAGTGTGACACATTCTGGCACATCAATGGCGCTGTGGAGTGTTGCTCCATCGTCCTTCTTTGGCGACATTCCTATGGTTATGTAGTGGAGAAAATTCCAAATTCTTGGTTTGTTATCGTATGACTCCAGAAACACATACTGGTCAATATGTCCATGCCACAGCTTACTAGTTATCCTGGATTTGAAAAAGGATGATATTGTGCCTTCCATGCATCTGTTTCTAGTGCGCTCTTCCTTCCGTTGTGCATACATGCACACAAGGAGTAATCTAGTCCAGTTTGAGACTAAGTAGCTGACCATCTCCCAGATCTCTTTGAACAGCATAAAAATCATGAATACCCAGGTGATGATCATGTCAACATTGACCCCATGCACCACTCGAGCCCGATCATTCTTTGGGGGCTTATAGACCTTATGGATATCCACAGCAAGCCAGCAGACAACACCGAAGGTCACTGTGGAGAGAAGCAAATTTGAGAAGAGAGAAAGGAACCCACACCAAAACACCATAGGGTAGCGGGTGTTGAAGTAGTCGTTTACGAAAGAGAGTTGCAGCTCCATGATCCTGAAGGCACGGCTAGCGTTCTGCTCCTCAAGGATCTTATTCTTAACTAGCTTTCGGTTAATGTGGAAGAGTTTTTGTTGCAGTGTCACATCCTCTAGCCTGCACCGAAGCAATCTAGACAAGGCGAAGGCTAGAGAGAGATCCTTTTGATCATTCCCCTCATTGCTGTCCTGGTCTAACAGATGCCTGTAACATCCCCAGATCTTGTCTAGGGTGATCAGTGTTGATCTCCCTGGACGCGGACGACGACCACGCCTAGCTTTCTTGACATTCCGGGCAGTATCGATATACATGGCATACTGAGGCTTCTTGAATTTGATGCTCTGTTTGGTTTCTCCATAGACCAAGTATTTGTATCCTGCCATATTCTCTGGGTTGCACTCCTCAGGTTTCCAGTTGCTACTGTGAGAGCCGGCACGCATGTGCTCTGTAACGACCTCTGAACTCTTGCCATGCCAGACAGATTTGACTGTCAGACTATGCACATAGAATCTGTACCCGCTCTTCAGTATCTGCAGAGCCAAAAGCGACCATAGTGGAACTGCAAACCTTGAGTCGCTCGACAAGTTCAAGAAGGCTGATCCCAGAAGTTTCACCACGTTCCTCCACTCTATGAACCGTCGCCCATGTTGGTCATGAACACCATATCCAGAGATGAAATCGATGTTGTAACGGAAACTAACAAGCACGAGGCCCCAAACTGGGAACAGCTGATTCAACAGTCGATTCTTGAACTTCGCTGTTTGCATGGCCCCCAGCAGGTATACGACAATGGAGTCAGAGACGGCATCCAAGATGCTAAAGATAGTTGCCATCTTTGTGTTGTGGATGTTGCGACGAAAGACATCCATGATGAACATCACAAAGAACAAGAGTGTGACCAGGACTACAAGAATCTCAATCCGAAACAGGATGTATGTCTCCTTATTCAGCATGACGAAGAAGGATGCCACACCGTCGCGGATGTCTTGGATGCCCATCGTTTTCTTAGCTTGCTTGTGTTCGTTCCTATCCTGCAAGGCCCTTTCATCAGAGATATTCATTGTAAATAAAAATCTTTAGAAAAACGACTTCGAAAAATGTGGTGTTAGAAAGAATGGAGTATGTGCCTATGGGGGTTGGACAAATCACGTCCTTCTCTAAATTTTGTAGAAGTTGCGGCACTGTTTTGGTCAATTTGGCTGATTCGGAATGATACTATTTTTACAGTAAAAAAGTACGCTCCTGTATGTAAGTGTTGCTCTTACTCCTTCCATTCCAATGAATAAGTAGCACAAGTTTTTCAAAATTCAACTTTAACCATAAATTAGATCAATAATATATATTGTTGTGACTTTAAATTTATACCATTGAAAACTCATTTTCAATACGAAATCAACTGTATGATTGTTACCACATATAATTGGAGTTACTACAACGAGAGCATGAGGTAGTGGAGCTTGGAACCAAGAGGCTAGAGTGATTTGACAAAATGTTTACGGTTTTAGCGGCGTGCAAGTAGCAGGTTTATAAGTCCCCTTGTATTTTGAGTCAAATTTTAATCATAGATTTAACTAGAAAAAATATATTAAATATCATAAAAATGTATATCACTGGATTCATATTTAAAAGAAGTTTCAAACGATATTAtttaacataaaacttttatgttattagttaaatttatggtcaaagtttgaTACAGAATACGAGGGGGTCTAATaaacctagacagagggagtaggCGCCAACGTTTTGGCTACCAAATCCCAACAAAATTCCGAAGGTGGGCGAGAAACGCGGATACCGCGGTAACCGCAAAATTCCGAGGAAAAACCGCTCGAATTTTTGAAACATAATTCGAATTCAAAATTTTCTGAGCTAGGAATATATTAGTTCGGAGCTCAAGAAGTTCGCAAAGTCGTTGTTGGTGCAGTGGCAGGTTTTCCCCGTCCGTCTTCAACGTGTATGAGGTCGTGGGTTCGACTCTCCTACTGTGTTTTTAAATTTTATTTATGAGTTGGTTTAGCAAAAAAAGAAATGGTGGGAGTACAGGTGTCGAACTAGCGACCTACCAGTGTGTGCGAGGGAGCGAGCTGGAACCCTAGCCACTGCCAGGGGAGGCCGATCTTCCAACGccgctctccggcggctcctctCCGCCGGCGACCTCGGTCGTCGGTGGTGAGGGGGGCCGCCGGATCCACGCGTGTGGATCGTTTTTACTCTCGTAGTCTAGGTTTTTAGGTTGTTCATCGTCTTTGCTTCGGCGACGACGATGACAACGCTGAATAAAGATTCTTCGGATCCTTCCCTGACGAGGCCATCGGTCCTATGGTTGGGGATGGATTTGAAAACCAGTCTGTTCAAGCAAggatggcgtggcggcggcggcatcctCGTGGTGGACCTATGTCCTCGGGCTCCGCCGTTGCGATGGCGTTTGCTCCAGCATCGGCgcggagcttgggaggtagtccaggagcggatgcagattgtggtctaCATCGACGACATCTGGAAGACGGAGCATGTGTTGGGCTCGTGGTTCGTGGATGGCAGATATGGTTTCCTCCTTCTGCATTTTAGTCGTGGTGGGGTGCTagatctggagttcgatggccccggtctgattcgttcaacggtaagggcttcacttttggtgagccaccttggaggtccgcaaagctgcatatcagcgatggagccgcgtcgagctcgggtgaGAAGGTGATTCATCATTCTTTTCTTCGGTGGCTActgtggtggtgccggaggcaggtgacgggcgttggtgtcaagctcagagatgttctgctatcttttcagttttgtcatgtcggtcTTTACTTGACTTGTACTTTGTTCTTTATGATAtgaatgagacacgtattaccatgAAAAAAAAGAGGAAGCGAGCTCCATATTTACCACAGCTTGTTGATTTAGAAGAGTTTCTGCCATACACTGGTCTGGTGGTAATTTCTGCCATTCTTGACTTCACTATAGCCgttcaaattcaaaaaatttaaaaaaaattgacaTTTTTTGCTCGGTACGCAGCTTTCTCGTGGGGTAGCGAGAAACGCGGATACCGGGCGGTATCCGAATTTT is drawn from Aegilops tauschii subsp. strangulata cultivar AL8/78 chromosome 1, Aet v6.0, whole genome shotgun sequence and contains these coding sequences:
- the LOC109762585 gene encoding uncharacterized protein, encoding MGIQDIRDGVASFFVMLNKETYILFRIEILVVLVTLLFFVMFIMDVFRRNIHNTKMATIFSILDAVSDSIVVYLLGAMQTAKFKNRLLNQLFPVWGLVLVSFRYNIDFISGYGVHDQHGRRFIEWRNVVKLLGSAFLNLSSDSRFAVPLWSLLALQILKSGYRFYVHSLTVKSVWHGKSSEVVTEHMRAGSHSSNWKPEECNPENMAGYKYLVYGETKQSIKFKKPQYAMYIDTARNVKKARRGRRPRPGRSTLITLDKIWGCYRHLLDQDSNEGNDQKDLSLAFALSRLLRCRLEDVTLQQKLFHINRKLVKNKILEEQNASRAFRIMELQLSFVNDYFNTRYPMVFWCGFLSLFSNLLLSTVTFGVVCWLAVDIHKVYKPPKNDRARVVHGVNVDMIITWVFMIFMLFKEIWEMVSYLVSNWTRLLLVCMYAQRKEERTRNRCMEGTISSFFKSRITSKLWHGHIDQYVFLESYDNKPRIWNFLHYITIGMSPKKDDGATLHSAIDVPECVTLAALEKLRMSLEKLSSPGIVRDQPDNPNRNQEETIIRGRSLSKAIISLSGADCDRRKGYRWACYDLPTCSHVILVWHIATSLCEMELAQRHDVDLSKHGFLNFILSYFTSCCSSKPYLLDVDNKTEEKKKVTGRLPDELHDMYITANSLSRYCAYLLVSKPDVIPDSFNVPKMVLQETVTRSRDDILKNCDSLKSRYDKLMEEAEKATKDVDDVMRKEDVVRLGAMLGKQLIGESQKDCWEILSGVWADLLVHIAPTWNAEVHKKCLESGGEFITYFWALLWHCGIEKSNLWLVEGLYDIVVVRGMWNGGNTCYFNAVLQSLLALDKLRARMLGHDALTGDLGEELQKLFRMTTNTSGAEGVLMPDKFFSYMCKMKSDFKLGVMEDSNNMLGSLLDGLNNEEHTMVESLFYSEVAKHVSSKECEHTSVTSGGEYLDLSLAIPPKRPASIEDCLDFYATGEIKDWHCMHCSAAAASRNASLNQEDTSDYDGQPEQSENKTYEKGESSHQTDKQTRTPNQNNGKLPMLDSNSNQMEESHREQKEEEKIYRAATVQYRITKAAPILTIQLKRFDYSHTDKADKLEEHVSFQDTLDMTKFMDPGQAEDVEYKYRLVAVIVHSGPKLHEGHNFAYVRASQIGGQQQESSGTPSWFCANDESITQVSLQQVLECQAYMLFYERVELPKAEPVVEEHLPTEH